A part of Curtobacterium sp. MCLR17_036 genomic DNA contains:
- a CDS encoding DNA methyltransferase has protein sequence MASMPSAKPKVLSTTEMTRRAQKFVATWKGASSEQADAQTWWNDLFETFGLDRRTVAVFEHRAKRASTGERGRIDIFMPGVMIGESKSLGKDLEAAESQALDYLATGDIAAAEMPRYVVASDFDVIRIRDLESPSDDPIQFRVQDLTKNIRHFAFLSGYRAPKRAVEKQEAVTVQAARTMGALYDTLLGDVDAMSEGHDSEQAAVFMTRLLFLLYGDDAGGLWEQGLFERFILQYTGEDGSDSGALITQLFQVLDTPKQRRSPHLDDIYLAFPYVNGGLFRDRVDIPTFNRGMRAALLAACREEWSEVSPAIFGSLFQGMSSREARRKQGEHYTTETNILKTLRPLFLDGIEEKLKAAWPSESALLKLHDSFEGMRYMDPAMGCGNFVIVAYREMRDIELRLLQRLRELRGETTAYTLDGTWDLKVSPEQFGGIEINWWPAKIAETAMFLVDHQANQRMAESLGAAPERLPIKLAPRIVHGNALRVPWSDVFPPTDSTYVFGNPPFLGHKTRDADQLADFRAAWGDVDISRLDFVTGWHAIALRYLSATKSAQFAFVTTNSITQGDQVRLLFAPILAAGWHISFAHRTFAWTTEATGGAAVHCVIVGFTKDALGGRRLFEYLNPKAEPVEISGVPNINPYLVAAPDALIDKHSKVLSPSLSPATYGSMPRDGGHLLVEPGDYAAVAADPIASKYLRRFVGASELIKGDDRWCLWMEGADLSDLPKSPILRERLEAVRALRAASSAESTRGYADRPYLFVQRAQPRAAYICIPAHFTESRAFATVAFFEPDVIASNANFTAVDPDGLLFGVISSSMYMAWQRTVGGRIKSDLRFGNTITWNSFPFPQLTESERQRIIDAGKAILAARAEQPGKSLADLYQPLAMAASLLAAHKALDRVVDRVFGFAKPPTDVARLERLFERYTALTSTAQVVTL, from the coding sequence ATGGCATCGATGCCCAGCGCCAAGCCGAAGGTGCTCTCCACCACGGAGATGACCCGCCGCGCTCAGAAGTTCGTCGCCACTTGGAAGGGCGCAAGCAGCGAACAAGCCGACGCTCAGACGTGGTGGAACGACCTCTTTGAGACATTCGGGCTCGACCGCCGCACCGTCGCCGTATTCGAGCACCGCGCCAAGCGGGCGTCGACCGGCGAGCGCGGCCGGATCGATATCTTTATGCCGGGCGTGATGATCGGCGAGTCAAAGAGCCTCGGGAAAGACCTCGAAGCCGCCGAGAGTCAGGCGCTCGACTACCTTGCAACCGGCGACATCGCCGCAGCGGAGATGCCCCGATACGTCGTCGCGTCGGACTTCGACGTCATCCGCATCCGCGACCTTGAATCCCCGTCGGACGACCCGATCCAGTTCCGCGTGCAGGACCTGACGAAGAACATCCGCCACTTCGCTTTCCTCTCCGGTTACCGGGCACCGAAGCGCGCGGTAGAGAAGCAGGAAGCCGTCACGGTGCAAGCGGCACGCACCATGGGTGCGCTCTACGACACGCTCCTCGGCGACGTCGACGCCATGTCCGAGGGACACGACTCGGAGCAAGCCGCGGTCTTCATGACGCGTCTGCTGTTCTTGCTGTACGGCGACGACGCCGGCGGACTATGGGAGCAGGGGCTGTTCGAGCGCTTCATCCTCCAGTACACCGGCGAGGACGGTTCCGACAGCGGCGCGCTGATCACGCAGCTATTCCAGGTGCTCGACACTCCGAAGCAGCGCCGCTCACCGCATCTCGATGACATCTACCTGGCGTTCCCCTACGTCAACGGCGGCCTCTTCCGCGATCGCGTGGACATCCCTACGTTCAACCGGGGCATGCGCGCCGCGCTCCTTGCCGCCTGCCGTGAGGAGTGGAGCGAGGTCTCTCCAGCGATCTTCGGGTCACTGTTCCAGGGGATGTCGAGTCGAGAGGCACGCCGGAAGCAGGGCGAGCACTACACGACCGAAACGAACATCCTGAAGACCCTGCGACCGCTTTTCCTCGACGGCATCGAGGAGAAGTTGAAGGCCGCGTGGCCCTCCGAGTCTGCCCTACTGAAGCTGCACGACTCGTTCGAAGGCATGCGCTACATGGACCCGGCGATGGGCTGCGGAAACTTCGTCATCGTCGCCTACCGCGAAATGCGCGATATCGAGCTGCGGCTCCTGCAGCGACTCCGCGAGCTGCGCGGCGAGACAACCGCGTACACGCTTGACGGCACCTGGGACCTGAAGGTCAGCCCGGAGCAGTTCGGCGGCATCGAAATCAATTGGTGGCCCGCGAAGATCGCCGAGACGGCGATGTTCCTCGTGGACCACCAGGCCAACCAGCGCATGGCCGAGAGCCTCGGCGCCGCCCCGGAGCGGCTTCCGATCAAGCTCGCCCCACGCATTGTGCACGGCAACGCCCTCCGCGTGCCGTGGTCAGATGTCTTCCCGCCCACCGACAGCACCTACGTGTTCGGCAACCCGCCCTTCCTAGGTCACAAGACCCGCGACGCCGACCAGCTCGCGGACTTCCGCGCTGCCTGGGGCGACGTCGATATCAGCCGCCTCGACTTCGTGACTGGCTGGCATGCCATCGCGCTGCGCTACCTGTCCGCGACGAAGTCGGCGCAGTTTGCCTTCGTGACGACGAATTCAATCACCCAGGGCGACCAGGTCCGCCTGCTGTTCGCACCGATTCTCGCCGCAGGATGGCACATCAGCTTCGCGCATCGCACCTTCGCTTGGACGACCGAGGCGACGGGTGGGGCAGCCGTGCACTGCGTGATCGTTGGCTTCACGAAGGACGCGCTCGGCGGGCGCCGCCTCTTCGAATATCTCAACCCAAAAGCGGAGCCCGTCGAGATTAGTGGGGTGCCGAATATTAACCCATACCTCGTGGCAGCGCCCGACGCTCTCATCGACAAGCACTCGAAGGTGCTGAGCCCGTCGCTCTCCCCCGCCACGTACGGATCCATGCCGCGCGACGGCGGCCATCTGCTCGTCGAGCCCGGCGACTACGCCGCCGTGGCAGCTGACCCGATCGCATCGAAGTACCTGCGCCGCTTTGTCGGAGCCAGCGAGCTGATCAAGGGCGATGACCGCTGGTGCCTCTGGATGGAGGGCGCGGACTTGTCTGATCTGCCGAAGTCACCGATCCTCCGTGAAAGGCTGGAGGCCGTCCGCGCGCTACGAGCCGCCAGTTCGGCGGAGAGCACCCGCGGATATGCAGATCGCCCCTACCTGTTCGTGCAGCGTGCCCAGCCCCGCGCCGCGTACATCTGTATCCCGGCGCACTTCACTGAATCGCGCGCGTTTGCGACGGTGGCGTTCTTCGAGCCCGATGTCATCGCTAGCAACGCGAACTTCACCGCGGTCGACCCTGACGGCCTGCTCTTCGGCGTCATCTCGTCCTCGATGTACATGGCGTGGCAGCGGACCGTGGGTGGGCGGATCAAGTCGGACTTGCGCTTCGGGAACACGATCACTTGGAACTCATTCCCCTTTCCACAACTGACCGAGTCCGAGCGGCAGCGGATCATCGACGCGGGCAAAGCCATTCTCGCAGCACGAGCGGAGCAGCCCGGGAAGAGCCTCGCAGACCTCTACCAGCCGCTGGCGATGGCGGCGTCCCTACTGGCTGCGCATAAAGCTTTGGATCGCGTCGTAGATCGTGTGTTCGGCTTCGCCAAGCCGCCGACTGATGTCGCCCGCTTGGAGCGTCTCTTCGAGCGATACACGGCCCTCACGAGTACGGCCCAGGTAGTCACTCTTTGA
- a CDS encoding very short patch repair endonuclease, with protein MERWEADDARRRHMARFGRRDTAPELALRRELHRHGRRFFVDSAVSRRCRVRPDLVFPRARVAVFVDGCFWHYCDEHAQLPKANAELWRTKLLGNRRRDLRNEAVLVSEGWRVLRFWEHEDAAGAADRVEAELDRWGAIAGSASAGRDAPSASVR; from the coding sequence ATGGAACGGTGGGAAGCCGATGACGCGCGACGCCGGCACATGGCCCGGTTCGGCAGGCGCGACACGGCGCCCGAACTCGCGCTCCGCCGCGAGCTCCACCGGCACGGACGGCGGTTCTTCGTCGACAGCGCGGTGAGCCGCCGATGCCGGGTGCGTCCGGACCTCGTCTTCCCACGGGCCCGGGTCGCGGTCTTCGTGGACGGCTGCTTTTGGCATTACTGCGACGAGCACGCACAGCTGCCGAAGGCCAACGCCGAGCTGTGGCGGACGAAGCTGCTCGGCAACCGCCGACGGGACCTGCGGAACGAGGCGGTCCTTGTCTCCGAGGGGTGGCGGGTGCTGCGCTTCTGGGAGCACGAGGACGCGGCTGGTGCTGCGGATCGGGTCGAGGCGGAGCTCGATCGGTGGGGTGCGATAGCCGGTTCGGCATCAGCGGGTCGGGATGCTCCGAGCGCCTCCGTTCGGTGA
- a CDS encoding NUDIX domain-containing protein, with product MENEYRDASGKRLVDYPRPSVAVDTAVLTVPPGGPMSVVQVRDAEAGDWRLPGTFVHEGERLAAAVLRSLSEKAGVAGLAPTQLHVFDEPSRDSRGWVLSVAHLDVVPFAALAPGLDRAGARLVPVDAATGMVHGHDDILAFAVARLRATYAGAPDPHGLLAQPFTMSELRAVHEAVLGERLLPDSFRRAMVPMLVDTGERAASGPGKPAARYRRA from the coding sequence ATGGAGAACGAGTACCGCGACGCGAGCGGCAAGCGGCTGGTCGACTACCCGCGGCCCTCGGTCGCCGTCGACACCGCGGTGCTCACCGTGCCACCCGGCGGCCCGATGTCCGTCGTCCAGGTGCGCGACGCCGAAGCCGGCGACTGGCGACTGCCGGGGACCTTCGTGCACGAGGGCGAGCGGCTCGCCGCGGCCGTCCTGCGCTCGCTGTCCGAGAAGGCCGGCGTCGCGGGGCTGGCACCGACGCAGCTGCACGTGTTCGACGAGCCCTCGCGGGACAGCCGCGGGTGGGTGCTGTCGGTGGCGCACCTCGACGTCGTGCCGTTCGCGGCCCTGGCGCCAGGACTCGACCGCGCCGGCGCGCGCCTCGTGCCCGTCGACGCCGCCACCGGGATGGTCCACGGGCACGACGACATCCTGGCGTTCGCCGTCGCACGGTTGCGGGCGACCTACGCGGGCGCGCCGGACCCGCACGGACTGCTCGCGCAACCGTTCACGATGTCCGAGCTGCGGGCCGTGCACGAGGCCGTGCTCGGCGAACGGCTGCTGCCGGACTCGTTCCGCAGGGCGATGGTGCCGATGCTCGTCGACACCGGGGAGCGCGCCGCCTCGGGGCCGGGGAAGCCGGCGGCGCGGTACCGGCGGGCGTGA
- a CDS encoding ADP-ribosylglycohydrolase family protein, with product MLTIEQTDRAIGAVLGSAAGDALGAGYEFRPAVPEPTLIRMAGGGSFGWAPGEWTDDTSMAVPILRTLARGGDPAGGSALDGLVAAWADWARTAPDVGIQTRNVLTGLEARVASAARAAARQEHEYKGQSAGNGSLMRTAPLVLGYLTGAVDEELRLAEAARAISDLTHYESDAGDACVLWCVAIRKAVLTGELDVMAGLDLLDLDKRRVWVDRIVTAEHSEPVDFTDSNGWVVSAFQAAYAAVKRSSSLEDALVRAVRTGNDTDTVAAIAGGLAGAVYGAGALPTEWRELLHGWPALRADDLVALSEQALAVRAAAV from the coding sequence ATGCTGACCATCGAACAGACCGACCGGGCGATCGGTGCCGTCCTCGGCTCAGCCGCGGGCGACGCCCTGGGCGCCGGCTACGAGTTCCGACCGGCTGTGCCGGAACCGACCCTGATCCGGATGGCCGGCGGCGGCTCCTTCGGCTGGGCGCCGGGGGAGTGGACGGACGACACGAGCATGGCCGTCCCGATCCTCCGCACCCTCGCCCGTGGTGGCGACCCCGCAGGCGGGTCCGCCCTCGACGGCCTGGTGGCCGCTTGGGCAGATTGGGCACGGACCGCGCCCGACGTCGGCATCCAGACGCGCAACGTGCTGACCGGTCTGGAGGCACGGGTCGCCTCCGCAGCACGCGCCGCGGCCCGGCAGGAACACGAGTACAAGGGGCAGTCGGCCGGGAACGGCTCGCTCATGCGGACGGCGCCGCTGGTGCTCGGCTACCTGACGGGCGCGGTCGATGAGGAGCTCCGGCTGGCTGAGGCGGCGCGGGCGATCAGCGACCTGACGCACTACGAATCGGACGCGGGGGATGCGTGCGTGCTGTGGTGCGTGGCGATCCGGAAGGCGGTCCTGACGGGCGAGCTCGACGTCATGGCGGGGCTCGACCTGCTCGACCTCGACAAGCGGCGGGTGTGGGTGGACCGCATCGTGACGGCGGAGCACTCGGAGCCGGTCGACTTCACGGACTCGAACGGCTGGGTGGTGTCGGCGTTCCAGGCGGCCTACGCGGCGGTCAAGCGGAGCTCGAGCCTTGAGGACGCCCTGGTCCGAGCGGTCCGGACCGGCAACGACACGGACACGGTCGCGGCGATCGCGGGCGGCCTGGCGGGAGCGGTGTACGGGGCGGGTGCGCTCCCGACGGAGTGGAGGGAGCTGCTGCACGGGTGGCCGGCCCTCCGCGCGGACGACCTGGTGGCGCTGAGCGAGCAGGCGCTCGCCGTCCGCGCAGCGGCGGTCTGA
- a CDS encoding DUF1653 domain-containing protein yields MTDTVTPGRYRHFKGNDYQVVLVARDVETEEPVVVYQALYGEHGHWVRSLTDFTAHVVRDGYDGPRFVRVEGD; encoded by the coding sequence GTGACCGACACCGTGACGCCAGGCCGCTACCGACACTTCAAGGGGAACGACTACCAGGTCGTGCTCGTCGCGCGGGACGTCGAGACCGAGGAGCCGGTGGTCGTGTACCAGGCGCTGTACGGGGAGCACGGGCACTGGGTGCGGTCGCTCACGGACTTCACGGCGCACGTGGTGCGCGACGGGTACGACGGGCCGCGGTTCGTGCGGGTCGAGGGCGACTGA
- a CDS encoding alpha/beta hydrolase yields the protein MTADPTAGSPAGIRSLATALQQDATAIRSASSRTSAEAGSVSDADWTGAAKGSFVSTAGDVAASAERTATHVDNAVSALLAYATRVEQIQRDAAVIAAQQQHTADQLSLNAKRADKLAGSDDVTDAVQLGALAGQQAVLQTTKAALERSWDDLVSQRKAADAQAVSALGTTDVVGVIPPSTAAVNAMSGPELLAYLKGLHPEELAALAGNTAIADKLAGLDDPDAVAKWWSDLGGEQGKGSYDDHSAAQDALLAAFPAAMGNLNGVAYWARDTANRTELQRQKAASDKRLADLEAAVADAVAKNLRPYDLASKLEDERQLNKQLENFASAARGSQLPNGPEWQNVRVQVVSFTAGKPPLGAISLGNLDTVDNVSYVVPGMGTTMGDSTVLQRAARNIKEVQDGITGDPSETAVVAWVNYDTPVMATVDPFEVLSNKKAEAGAERLVDDLSGFRASRGDSPVLNVVGHSYGTTTASIALSEDADLHVQSFVSLGSAGIPTSIHSADDIHAEHVYAGTGDEGVAPLGRWGSGRTDPSDADFGAEPLGTGSDDVNVPGLGSSGSEKGVTVHDPLKHVDAGDPYGYLDRKTSSVFNTGVATLAPW from the coding sequence GTGACTGCCGATCCGACCGCGGGCAGCCCCGCGGGCATCCGGTCGCTCGCCACCGCGCTGCAGCAGGACGCGACGGCCATCCGTTCGGCGTCGTCCCGGACGAGCGCCGAAGCCGGCTCGGTCTCCGACGCGGACTGGACCGGCGCGGCCAAGGGCTCGTTCGTCTCGACCGCCGGAGACGTCGCAGCGAGCGCCGAGCGGACCGCGACGCACGTGGACAACGCGGTGTCGGCGCTCCTCGCCTACGCGACCCGCGTCGAGCAGATCCAGCGCGACGCCGCGGTCATCGCTGCACAGCAGCAGCACACCGCCGACCAGCTCTCCCTGAACGCGAAGCGCGCCGACAAGCTGGCCGGCTCGGACGACGTCACGGACGCCGTCCAGCTCGGTGCCCTCGCCGGGCAGCAGGCGGTCCTGCAGACCACCAAGGCTGCCCTCGAACGCTCCTGGGACGACCTGGTCTCGCAGCGGAAGGCAGCCGATGCGCAGGCCGTGTCGGCCCTCGGCACCACCGACGTCGTCGGTGTCATCCCGCCCTCGACCGCCGCGGTGAACGCGATGAGCGGTCCTGAACTCCTCGCCTACCTCAAGGGCCTGCACCCCGAGGAGCTCGCCGCCCTCGCCGGCAACACCGCGATCGCCGACAAGCTCGCTGGGCTGGACGACCCGGATGCGGTCGCGAAGTGGTGGTCGGACCTCGGCGGCGAACAGGGCAAGGGCTCCTACGACGACCACTCCGCGGCGCAGGACGCGCTGCTCGCGGCGTTCCCCGCCGCGATGGGGAACCTGAACGGCGTGGCCTACTGGGCGCGCGACACCGCGAACCGCACGGAACTGCAGCGACAGAAGGCGGCCTCCGACAAGCGCCTCGCCGACCTCGAAGCCGCTGTGGCGGACGCCGTCGCGAAGAACCTGCGCCCGTACGACCTCGCGTCGAAGCTCGAGGACGAACGACAGCTCAACAAGCAGCTCGAGAACTTCGCCAGCGCCGCCCGGGGCAGCCAGCTGCCGAACGGGCCGGAGTGGCAGAACGTCCGCGTGCAGGTGGTGTCCTTCACCGCGGGGAAGCCGCCGCTCGGAGCGATCTCGCTGGGCAACCTCGACACCGTCGACAACGTGAGCTACGTCGTGCCCGGCATGGGGACGACGATGGGCGACTCGACGGTCCTGCAACGCGCAGCGCGGAACATCAAGGAAGTGCAGGACGGGATCACCGGCGACCCGTCGGAGACCGCGGTCGTCGCCTGGGTGAACTACGACACCCCGGTCATGGCCACTGTCGACCCGTTCGAGGTCTTGTCGAACAAGAAGGCCGAAGCGGGAGCGGAGCGACTGGTCGACGACCTCAGCGGCTTCCGGGCCAGTCGAGGCGACAGCCCGGTGCTCAACGTGGTCGGACACTCCTACGGCACGACCACTGCGTCGATCGCCCTGTCGGAGGACGCCGACCTGCACGTGCAGAGCTTCGTCAGCCTGGGCTCCGCAGGCATCCCGACGTCGATCCACTCAGCGGACGACATCCACGCGGAGCACGTCTACGCCGGGACCGGCGACGAGGGTGTCGCACCGCTCGGTCGATGGGGTAGCGGCCGGACCGACCCGAGCGACGCGGACTTCGGAGCAGAGCCGCTCGGCACGGGCAGCGACGACGTGAACGTGCCAGGACTCGGATCATCGGGGTCCGAGAAGGGCGTCACCGTGCACGACCCGCTCAAGCACGTCGACGCCGGGGACCCGTACGGTTACCTCGACCGCAAGACGTCGTCCGTGTTCAACACGGGCGTCGCGACCCTGGCTCCGTGGTGA